From a region of the Aeoliella mucimassa genome:
- a CDS encoding DnaA ATPase domain-containing protein — protein MEGPGEGVGLRDQLADHVGRDRFDLWVADDTKISLTDSGNIDMLFASGFLCDAARRNLNRDLMEAARRLVGGDARVVLRVDETAVATPVRPKMAPQPVAKPEPKLRVHEPSEAAEAQPASTPPAAEPSTAGTFASLVVGRSNELAVRAGVQLAAGNHVGGPLVIWGPPGTGKSHLLASIKHAYRHKFRRARVLSLTAEQFVGTYVEALRGSGLPSFRQKCRGANLLLIDDLHFMAGKRATLEELQHTIDSVTAAGGQVVIASCQEPGNIAKLGDELLSRLRAGLVCEVTAADYTTRLEIARRRCHAIGLPIEEAALQRLAGSVTSGARELLGAVERLRARHELLGEAVDLNLIEDIAGEINHQTTRCVAMDDIQRVVCDHFGIAAKTLRSSSRLKSVTEPRMLAMWLARKYTRAGWREIGEYFGGRRHSTVISAHRRIESQMGQSTRVPSSSGKANLEETVVAIESKLRLA, from the coding sequence ATGGAAGGTCCTGGCGAAGGCGTCGGGCTGCGTGACCAATTGGCCGATCATGTCGGCCGTGATCGGTTTGATCTATGGGTTGCCGACGACACAAAGATTTCGCTTACCGATTCCGGTAACATCGACATGCTGTTCGCATCGGGCTTCCTGTGCGACGCTGCGCGACGAAATCTGAATCGCGATCTGATGGAAGCCGCACGCCGACTCGTTGGCGGCGATGCCCGGGTGGTGTTGCGTGTCGATGAGACCGCCGTAGCGACTCCAGTAAGGCCGAAGATGGCTCCGCAACCCGTCGCGAAGCCAGAGCCCAAGCTCCGCGTACACGAGCCCTCCGAAGCTGCAGAGGCTCAACCAGCATCCACTCCGCCAGCCGCCGAACCTTCCACCGCAGGAACCTTCGCTTCGTTGGTGGTGGGACGCTCGAACGAGCTGGCAGTGCGGGCTGGCGTGCAACTGGCCGCTGGGAACCATGTCGGTGGTCCGCTAGTGATCTGGGGCCCTCCCGGCACCGGCAAGTCGCATCTTCTGGCATCCATCAAGCATGCTTACCGTCATAAGTTCCGCCGCGCACGCGTGCTCTCGCTCACGGCCGAGCAGTTTGTCGGCACCTACGTAGAAGCCCTTCGTGGCAGCGGCTTGCCGAGCTTTCGTCAAAAATGTCGCGGCGCGAATCTGCTGTTGATCGACGACCTGCACTTCATGGCCGGCAAGCGGGCCACCCTTGAAGAATTACAACACACCATCGATAGCGTTACCGCTGCGGGTGGGCAGGTCGTGATCGCTAGTTGCCAGGAGCCTGGCAACATTGCCAAGCTCGGCGACGAGTTGCTCTCGCGTCTGCGTGCGGGATTGGTTTGCGAAGTCACTGCGGCCGACTACACCACGCGGCTCGAAATCGCTCGCCGCCGTTGCCATGCGATCGGGTTGCCAATTGAGGAAGCCGCCCTGCAGCGTCTGGCAGGCAGCGTCACGAGCGGTGCTCGCGAGCTGCTGGGAGCCGTCGAACGCTTGCGGGCTCGTCATGAGTTGCTCGGCGAGGCCGTTGATCTGAACCTGATTGAAGACATCGCCGGCGAGATTAACCATCAAACGACCCGCTGCGTCGCGATGGACGACATTCAACGCGTGGTGTGTGACCACTTTGGCATCGCCGCCAAGACGCTTCGCTCGTCGAGCCGCTTGAAGTCGGTCACCGAACCGCGAATGCTTGCCATGTGGCTCGCCCGCAAGTACACCCGCGCCGGCTGGCGCGAGATCGGCGAGTACTTCGGCGGCCGTCGACACAGCACGGTCATCTCAGCTCATCGCCGTA